One Mycobacteroides abscessus ATCC 19977 genomic window carries:
- a CDS encoding MaoC/PaaZ C-terminal domain-containing protein: protein MADTQYPFNNDGLDQWGAEETIEVDKDRLIAYAEATNDPIEEHRKGQVAAPVFAIVPIFQSLVGTTMSVVPYQLIPRVVHGEQFFKFHRPIKPGDTLVAKSKMTGYEGMENGTRGTVYAETRDAAGDLVNEQYVTFFFRKYDVGETRGELGPTFVLDEAVKVNSPTASLTQHVDDDQTFRYGPAAGDPMPIHLDNDAAVAAGLPGIIAHGLCTMAFTSWAALTELADSRTERLKELAVRFAKPVLPGQDITTNFWTNGAAGTFSYETNVGEDLVIKNGHAVIA, encoded by the coding sequence ATGGCTGATACCCAGTACCCCTTCAACAACGACGGCCTGGATCAGTGGGGCGCCGAGGAGACCATCGAGGTCGACAAGGACCGCCTGATCGCCTACGCCGAAGCCACCAACGACCCGATCGAAGAACACCGCAAGGGACAAGTGGCAGCTCCGGTCTTCGCGATCGTGCCCATCTTCCAGTCCCTCGTCGGTACCACCATGAGTGTCGTTCCCTACCAGCTGATTCCGCGTGTGGTGCACGGCGAGCAGTTCTTCAAGTTCCACCGGCCCATCAAGCCGGGCGACACCCTGGTGGCCAAGTCGAAGATGACCGGCTACGAGGGCATGGAGAACGGGACTCGCGGCACGGTGTATGCCGAAACGCGGGATGCTGCTGGCGATCTGGTCAACGAGCAGTACGTCACGTTCTTCTTCCGCAAGTACGACGTGGGTGAGACGCGCGGCGAACTGGGCCCGACTTTCGTGCTGGACGAGGCGGTCAAGGTCAACTCGCCCACCGCGTCGTTGACTCAGCACGTCGATGACGACCAGACTTTCCGGTACGGGCCGGCAGCCGGCGATCCGATGCCGATTCACCTCGACAACGACGCCGCGGTGGCGGCCGGATTGCCGGGCATCATCGCGCATGGGTTGTGCACCATGGCATTTACCTCATGGGCTGCGCTGACGGAGCTGGCCGACTCGCGTACCGAACGCCTCAAAGAGCTCGCGGTGCGCTTTGCCAAGCCGGTGCTGCCGGGGCAGGACATCACCACCAATTTCTGGACCAACGGTGCGGCAGGCACCTTCTCGTACGAGACCAACGTCGGCGAGGACCTCGTCATCAAAAACGGCCACGCCGTTATCGCCTGA
- a CDS encoding lipid-transfer protein: MEKVYVIGVGMTKFEKPGRREGWDYPAMAKESGTNALTDAGIDYGKVEAAYVGYCAGESTSGQRAVYELGMTGIPVTNVNNNCSTGSTALYNAAQAIRGGLADVTLALGFEKMQPGSLGATFTDREQPMQRHIEALAGVFDFAFPPAPWMFGAAGREHMQKYGTTAEHFAKIGYKNHKHSVNNPYAQFQEEYTLQDILDAKEIYAPLTKLQCSPTSDGSGAAILASERFVEQNGLGDRAVEIVGQAMTTDIPGTLESKSAITLVGFDMAKLAAQKVYEQAQISADDVDVIELHDCFSANELITYEALGLCAEGEGGKLVDNGDTTYGGRWVVNPSGGLISKGHPLGATGLAQCAELTWQLRGDADKRQVASASQKTGVALQHNLGLGGACVVTAYKPANR; encoded by the coding sequence TTGGAAAAGGTCTACGTCATCGGCGTCGGGATGACGAAATTCGAGAAACCCGGACGACGTGAGGGCTGGGACTACCCGGCCATGGCCAAGGAGTCGGGCACCAATGCACTGACCGACGCCGGCATCGATTACGGCAAGGTGGAAGCCGCCTATGTCGGGTACTGCGCGGGGGAGTCCACCTCCGGCCAGCGGGCGGTGTATGAGCTCGGCATGACCGGTATCCCGGTCACCAACGTCAACAACAACTGTTCGACGGGTTCGACCGCGCTGTACAACGCCGCGCAGGCGATTCGTGGCGGGCTCGCCGACGTCACCCTGGCGCTTGGTTTCGAGAAGATGCAGCCCGGCTCGTTGGGTGCCACCTTCACCGACCGCGAGCAGCCGATGCAGCGACACATCGAGGCGCTCGCCGGGGTGTTCGATTTCGCTTTCCCGCCCGCGCCCTGGATGTTCGGCGCGGCCGGGCGTGAGCACATGCAGAAGTACGGCACCACCGCCGAGCACTTCGCCAAGATCGGCTACAAGAACCACAAGCATTCGGTGAACAACCCCTATGCCCAGTTCCAGGAGGAGTACACGCTCCAGGACATCTTGGATGCCAAGGAGATCTACGCCCCGTTGACCAAGCTGCAGTGCTCGCCCACCTCCGACGGTTCGGGTGCCGCCATCTTGGCCTCGGAGCGATTCGTCGAGCAGAACGGGCTCGGTGACCGTGCGGTGGAAATCGTCGGTCAGGCCATGACCACCGATATCCCGGGAACCCTGGAGTCCAAGTCGGCGATCACCCTGGTCGGATTCGATATGGCCAAGCTTGCGGCGCAGAAAGTGTATGAGCAGGCTCAGATTTCGGCCGATGACGTCGATGTCATCGAGCTGCACGACTGCTTCTCGGCCAACGAGCTGATCACCTACGAGGCGCTTGGGCTGTGTGCCGAGGGCGAAGGCGGCAAGCTGGTCGACAACGGCGACACCACCTACGGCGGCCGTTGGGTTGTCAACCCCTCGGGTGGCTTGATCTCCAAGGGACACCCATTGGGTGCGACGGGGCTGGCGCAGTGCGCCGAACTCACCTGGCAGCTGCGCGGCGATGCCGACAAGCGTCAGGTGGCCAGTGCGTCCCAGAAGACTGGCGTGGCGCTGCAGCACAACCTCGGCCTCGGCGGTGCCTGCGTGGTTACCGCCTACAAGCCGGCTAATCGCTGA
- a CDS encoding TetR/AcrR family transcriptional regulator: MPTPRRTQEERSAAMRARLLEATIDCLVEFGYSGTTTSRIASRAGATRGALIHHFQSKSELMAESVRHLAFKRTQAVLEELMAMDQSADPIERYLDVLWRIHQGPLFIAVVELLIAARTEPDLRVHLDQFEKIVLHNLSALNVLGDDDVGSPKERRDLGLLAMDIIRGLLVSSLTASQETRDRRWSRAKHMLELRLRAPSPEA; this comes from the coding sequence ATGCCCACGCCGCGACGCACCCAGGAGGAGCGTTCGGCAGCGATGCGGGCGCGGTTGCTTGAGGCGACCATCGACTGCTTGGTCGAGTTCGGCTACTCCGGCACCACCACGTCGCGCATCGCGAGTCGCGCCGGGGCGACGCGCGGGGCCCTGATTCACCACTTCCAGTCCAAGTCGGAGCTGATGGCTGAATCGGTGCGCCACCTCGCGTTCAAGCGCACCCAGGCGGTGCTCGAAGAGCTGATGGCCATGGATCAATCGGCGGATCCGATCGAGCGGTATCTCGACGTGCTGTGGCGGATTCACCAGGGACCGTTGTTCATCGCGGTGGTGGAACTGCTTATCGCGGCACGGACCGAGCCGGATCTACGTGTGCATCTGGACCAGTTCGAAAAGATAGTGCTGCACAACCTGTCGGCGCTCAACGTGCTCGGCGACGATGACGTGGGCTCGCCGAAAGAGCGGCGTGACCTCGGCCTGCTCGCCATGGACATCATTCGTGGCCTGCTTGTCAGCAGCCTGACCGCATCCCAGGAAACCCGCGACCGCCGCTGGTCGCGCGCTAAGCACATGCTGGAGCTGCGACTTCGCGCACCCTCGCCCGAAGCATAG
- a CDS encoding SDR family oxidoreductase, producing MGQLDGRVAVITGAGRGIGREHALLFAKEGASVVVNDLGGANDGSGSDAGPAQEVVDEITAAGGKAVANTDNISTWAGASNLVNQAVETFGQLDAVVNNAGILRDGFIAGLEEEQWDAVIQVHLKGHFAVLRHAAEYWKGQAKAGADIKATVVNTASDSGVTLPNPGQGNYGAAKAGIAALSCVAAAELERYGVKVNAIAPVARTRLTLATPGMGAIFAAPVEEGAFDMFSPANISPLVAYLSTEKNPWTGQVFKVTGGSIQRLKGWSVTDTAETDGPWSIDLVRDSIEPWK from the coding sequence ATGGGACAACTTGACGGGCGGGTGGCGGTCATCACCGGTGCCGGGCGCGGCATCGGTCGTGAGCACGCCCTGCTCTTCGCCAAGGAAGGTGCTTCGGTGGTCGTCAACGACCTCGGTGGCGCCAATGACGGCTCCGGCTCGGATGCCGGGCCCGCACAGGAAGTGGTGGACGAGATCACCGCGGCGGGAGGCAAAGCCGTTGCGAATACCGACAACATCTCCACGTGGGCCGGCGCCTCGAACCTGGTGAACCAGGCCGTCGAGACCTTCGGGCAGCTGGATGCCGTGGTGAACAACGCGGGCATCCTCCGTGACGGTTTCATCGCCGGCCTTGAGGAAGAACAGTGGGACGCGGTTATCCAGGTCCACCTCAAGGGGCATTTCGCGGTGCTACGCCACGCCGCCGAATACTGGAAGGGGCAGGCCAAGGCCGGCGCCGATATCAAGGCCACCGTGGTGAACACGGCATCGGACTCCGGTGTGACGCTGCCGAACCCGGGCCAGGGCAACTATGGTGCCGCCAAGGCGGGCATCGCGGCCCTGTCCTGTGTCGCGGCCGCCGAACTGGAGCGCTACGGCGTCAAGGTGAATGCCATTGCGCCGGTTGCCCGCACCCGCCTCACGCTGGCGACCCCCGGTATGGGTGCCATCTTCGCGGCTCCGGTGGAGGAGGGGGCGTTCGATATGTTCAGCCCCGCGAACATATCCCCGCTGGTGGCATACCTGAGTACCGAGAAGAACCCGTGGACCGGGCAGGTCTTCAAGGTCACGGGCGGTTCGATCCAGCGGCTCAAGGGCTGGTCGGTCACCGACACCGCCGAGACCGACGGGCCGTGGAGCATCGACCTGGTGCGCGACAGCATCGAGCCCTGGAAGTAG